A stretch of the Capsicum annuum cultivar UCD-10X-F1 chromosome 8, UCD10Xv1.1, whole genome shotgun sequence genome encodes the following:
- the LOC107845713 gene encoding methionine aminopeptidase 2B gives MIFLTIEIKPRAKTYFITLDLINALPCNSFLHLQRQTLIMAKEEPNSASVVSEGTSEVHDDNETTNGSAPSLQKEVEEKVDGLTLDEPATEAAKKKKKKNKSKKKKEPPQQTDPPSIPVAELYPSGEFPEGEIQQYKDDNLWRTTSEEKRELERLEKPIYNSVRQAAEVHRQVRKYIRQIAKPGILMTDLCETLENKVRKLISENGLQAGIAFPTGCSLNWVAAHWTPNSGDKTVLQYDDVMKLDFGTHIDGRIVDCAFTVAFNPMFDPLLEASREATNTGIKEAGIDVRLCDVGAAIQEVMESYVVEINGKVFQVKSIRNLNGHSIGQYQIHAGKSVPIVKGGEQTKMEEGEFYAIETFGSTGKGYVREDLECSHYMKNFDIGHIPLRLPRAKQLLATINKNFSTLAFCRRYLDRLGETKYLMALKNLCDAGIVQPYPPLCDIKGSYVSQFEHTILLRPTCKEVVSRGDDY, from the exons ACGTTGATAATGGCAAAAGAAGAGCCAAACTCTGCTTCCGTTGTTTCTGAAGGAACATCTGAGGttcatgatgataatgaaacGACCAATGGGTCTGCTCCCTCATTGCAAAAGGAGGTTGAGGAGAAAGTTGATGGGTTGACATTGGATGAGCCGGCGACAG AAGCcgcaaagaagaagaaaaagaaaaataagagcaA GAAGAAAAAGGAGCCACCTCAGCAGACTGATCCACCTTCGATTCCTGTAGCTGAGCTTTATCCTTCTGGAGAATTTCCAGAAGGTGAAATTCAACAATACAAAGATGA TAACTTGTGGAGGACTACGTCTGAGGAAAAGAGGGAATTGGAGCGCCTGGAGAAACCAATTTATAACTCTGTTCGTCAAGCAGCAGAAGTTCATCGTCAG GTTCGGAAATACATCAGGCAAATTGCTAAGCCTGGGATATTAATGACTGATCTGTGTGAGACTCTGGAGAATAAGGTTCGCAAATTGATTTCAGAGAATGGTCTTCAGGCTGGTATTGCATTCCCTACAGGGTGCTCATTAAACTG GGTTGCAGCTCATTGGACCCCCAATTCGGGAGATAAAACTGTGCTTCAGTATGATGATGTAATGAAATTGGACTTTGGAACCCATATTGATG GACGTATCGTGGACTGTGCATTTACTGTGGCCTTCAATCCTATGTTCGATCCACTGCTTGAAGCTTCACGGGAAGCCACTAATACTGGCATTAAG GAAGCAGGAATTGACGTACGCCTTTGTGACGTTGGTGCTGCAATCCAAGAGGTTATGGAATCCTATGTAGTGGAAATCAATGGGAAGGTGTTCCAAG TTAAGAGCATCCGGAATCTGAATGGGCACAGTATCGGCCAGTATCAAATCCATGCAGGAAAATCTGTTCCGATTGTTAAAGGAGGAGAACAAACTAAAATGGAAGAGGGTGAATTTTATGCAATTGAGACCTTTGGATCAACAG GGAAGGGATATGTGAGGGAAGATCTAGAATGCAGCCATTACATGAAGAACTTTGATATCGGACACATTCCACTGCGGCTACCCCGAGCAAAGCAACTGCTAGCAACAATAAATAAGAACTTCTCCACATTGGCGTTCTGCAGACGTTATCTAGACAGACTCGGTGAAACAAAATATCTGATGGCATTGAAGAACTTATGTGATGCTGGAATTGTTCAG CCATATCCTCCACTTTGCGATATCAAAGGGAGCTACGTATCTCAGTTTGAGCACACCATTTTACTTCGTCCTACTTGCAAAGAGGTGGTATCGAGAGGCGATGACTATTAA